Proteins from a genomic interval of Hornefia porci:
- a CDS encoding carboxymuconolactone decarboxylase family protein has translation MAVKQTAGRDALGEFAPEFAHFNDDILFGENWNNEDIDLKTRSLITVTALIAQGMTDSSLKFHILNAKNYGVSRKEMAAVITHVAFYAGWPKAWAAFRLAKEVYEGEAE, from the coding sequence ATGGCAGTGAAGCAGACGGCAGGACGGGATGCTTTGGGGGAATTCGCTCCGGAGTTTGCTCATTTCAATGATGACATCCTGTTCGGAGAAAACTGGAACAATGAGGATATCGACCTGAAGACCAGAAGCCTGATTACAGTGACTGCACTGATCGCACAGGGAATGACCGACAGCAGTCTGAAGTTCCATATCCTGAACGCGAAAAATTATGGAGTGAGCCGAAAGGAGATGGCCGCAGTCATCACCCATGTGGCGTTTTATGCGGGATGGCCGAAGGCGTGGGCGGCGTTCCGTCTGGCAAAGGAAGTTTATGAAGGAGAGGCAGAATGA
- a CDS encoding helix-turn-helix domain-containing protein, with amino-acid sequence MSDRELSIRQKKILNFLINSNVPLTGAQLAKYMNISDRTVRSDIRRINERISEINAKITTPEYHGYVLNLDSSTSPDAS; translated from the coding sequence ATGAGCGATAGAGAACTGTCAATACGACAAAAAAAGATTTTGAATTTCCTTATAAACAGTAACGTCCCGCTGACCGGTGCACAACTGGCAAAGTATATGAATATATCCGACCGTACTGTCCGCAGCGATATTCGTAGAATTAACGAGAGAATCAGCGAAATAAACGCGAAAATAACGACTCCCGAATACCACGGATATGTTTTAAATCTTGATTCGTCCACATCGCCCGATGCCTCATGA
- a CDS encoding cupin domain-containing protein, producing the protein MKYTEKEAFDKVNMFGRGEPNDAFAEYFTGHSFLNPLTKPGETPVFLANVTFEPGCRNNWHVHHAKSGGGQILICTAGEGWYREEGRPAIPLKAGTVITIPAEVKHWHGAKEDSWFSHIAVEVPGEETETEWLEPVTDREYDELEG; encoded by the coding sequence ATGAAGTATACGGAAAAAGAGGCGTTTGACAAAGTGAACATGTTTGGCAGAGGAGAGCCGAACGATGCGTTTGCGGAATATTTTACAGGTCACAGCTTTCTTAATCCCCTGACAAAACCCGGGGAGACGCCTGTTTTCCTGGCGAATGTGACCTTTGAACCGGGCTGCCGCAACAACTGGCACGTTCATCATGCAAAGAGCGGAGGCGGACAGATCCTGATCTGCACAGCGGGAGAGGGCTGGTACCGGGAGGAAGGACGTCCGGCGATCCCGCTGAAGGCCGGAACCGTCATTACAATCCCGGCGGAGGTGAAGCACTGGCACGGTGCGAAGGAGGACAGCTGGTTCTCCCATATCGCAGTGGAGGTCCCGGGAGAAGAAACAGAAACAGAATGGTTGGAACCGGTGACAGACCGGGAATATGACGAACTGGAGGGATAA
- a CDS encoding C4-dicarboxylate TRAP transporter substrate-binding protein, protein MKKLLSVVCCVALTVTMLTACGSGSGENAGNVSGSNYPKMTIVCAGLDRADTAKAHDLEIFMNLVTKKSGGQITFKKYWNASLGKAPTNLDIIRNGIADVGTVCTLYTPSQLPLSQITYCVPFAPDDPTLAAQLMYEVAKKHPEFYREYEKNNVVNVAWKGNEPYKLYSKKPITSIDQLKGTKITMGGVYYIPWFQSIGTVPVTAAASELYQTVKTGVAKGSFVYDSIFCDFKLYEVMKYDYRISLGARNCDTICFNKDRWDSFDKNTQKLMRDCATEAMNEFQDWQDKEMVGWEKEMKTNGVKFTDITTSDKRKFAKKALDYNDTLESWIKDANAAGYNGKQIMSDYLKGGEKLGYKWSFDTSKYIIDK, encoded by the coding sequence ATGAAGAAGTTGCTATCTGTTGTATGCTGTGTTGCATTGACCGTAACCATGCTGACAGCATGCGGCAGCGGCTCTGGGGAAAACGCCGGGAATGTTTCTGGCAGCAATTATCCGAAAATGACGATTGTTTGTGCAGGGTTAGATCGGGCGGACACCGCAAAGGCACATGATCTGGAAATTTTTATGAACCTTGTCACAAAGAAATCCGGCGGACAGATTACGTTCAAAAAGTACTGGAATGCTTCGCTGGGTAAAGCGCCGACAAATCTGGACATTATTCGTAACGGTATCGCGGATGTCGGTACAGTATGTACTTTGTACACTCCGAGTCAGCTTCCGCTGTCACAGATAACCTATTGCGTTCCCTTTGCACCGGATGACCCTACATTGGCTGCGCAGCTCATGTATGAGGTTGCAAAAAAGCATCCGGAGTTTTACAGAGAATACGAGAAGAACAACGTCGTAAATGTAGCGTGGAAAGGAAATGAACCGTACAAGCTGTATTCAAAAAAACCGATTACATCGATTGATCAGCTGAAGGGAACAAAGATTACCATGGGCGGCGTTTACTACATTCCATGGTTCCAGAGTATCGGAACTGTTCCGGTGACGGCGGCCGCATCGGAGCTTTACCAGACGGTCAAAACAGGTGTGGCCAAGGGCTCCTTTGTTTATGACAGTATATTTTGCGATTTCAAACTGTACGAGGTCATGAAGTATGATTACCGTATTTCCCTCGGGGCGAGAAACTGCGATACGATCTGCTTCAACAAAGACCGCTGGGACTCTTTTGACAAAAATACCCAGAAGCTGATGCGTGATTGTGCCACAGAAGCGATGAATGAGTTTCAGGACTGGCAGGACAAAGAAATGGTCGGCTGGGAAAAAGAAATGAAGACAAACGGCGTGAAATTCACGGATATTACGACGTCGGACAAAAGGAAATTCGCAAAGAAAGCGTTAGATTACAATGACACTTTGGAGTCCTGGATTAAAGATGCGAATGCCGCCGGATATAACGGAAAGCAGATTATGTCCGATTACCTGAAAGGTGGAGAAAAACTGGGATATAAGTGGTCCTTCGATACGAGCAAGTATATTATTGACAAATAA
- a CDS encoding glycine betaine ABC transporter substrate-binding protein has product MIKMFVYFGEHSSQIWKLTLEHIEMTAIAVCIAILIGVPLGILISYVRKLDKPVIGAANVVQAIPSMALLGLGIPLLGIGVLPAVVMVIIYSLLPIVKNTYTGISGIDPQMVEAANGIGLTPKQVLTRVKIPMALPVIMAGVRISAVTAVGLMTMAAFIGAGGLGYLVFAGIRTTNNYQILAGAIPACILALLVDFLMGLVEKLVTPISLQKTGGLSRKQMKRKRRREKFTLATALIIICAIIAGGAINNMVSERDKEITIGGKDFTEQFILVNLYSDYIEAHTDINCVRKENLGGSQVCYEALKKGEIDMYVDYTGTLYGSVLKHDGTDDMEGVYNTCVREMKKQNITLTRQCGFNNTYTLAVSQQIAKKYNLETIEDLAEKSSQLHLGCSLEFQNRHDCMDALKKAYPGLKFRKISAMDGSPRFVALDNKEVDVIDAFATDGMLLKYNLKVLKDEDHVFPPYYAVPCFSSDTLKKYPELREVVDKLAPKLTDEVMMKLNYQVDVKGREPKDVAREYLQQEKLI; this is encoded by the coding sequence ATGATTAAGATGTTTGTGTATTTCGGGGAGCATTCGTCACAGATCTGGAAGCTGACGCTGGAGCATATTGAAATGACTGCGATTGCGGTGTGCATTGCGATTCTGATCGGTGTTCCGCTGGGAATTCTGATCAGTTATGTGCGTAAGCTGGACAAGCCGGTGATCGGCGCCGCCAATGTGGTGCAGGCGATTCCGAGCATGGCGCTGCTGGGCCTCGGTATTCCGCTGCTGGGAATCGGCGTTCTGCCGGCTGTCGTGATGGTGATTATTTACTCGCTGCTTCCGATTGTCAAGAATACCTATACGGGAATTTCCGGAATTGATCCGCAGATGGTGGAGGCGGCGAACGGAATCGGACTGACGCCGAAGCAGGTTCTCACCAGGGTCAAGATTCCTATGGCGCTGCCTGTAATCATGGCCGGTGTGCGGATTTCGGCCGTCACCGCAGTGGGCCTGATGACCATGGCGGCGTTTATCGGAGCCGGAGGTCTCGGATATCTGGTCTTCGCGGGAATCCGGACAACCAACAACTACCAGATTCTCGCGGGTGCGATTCCGGCCTGTATCCTGGCGCTGCTGGTGGATTTCCTGATGGGGCTGGTGGAAAAACTCGTGACGCCTATAAGCCTGCAGAAAACCGGAGGACTTTCCAGGAAACAGATGAAGCGGAAACGCAGGAGAGAGAAGTTTACGCTTGCGACCGCACTGATTATTATCTGTGCCATAATCGCCGGCGGAGCCATTAATAATATGGTTTCGGAGCGGGACAAAGAAATTACGATCGGAGGAAAGGATTTCACTGAACAGTTTATTCTGGTGAACCTCTATTCCGACTACATCGAGGCGCATACGGATATCAACTGCGTCCGGAAGGAGAATCTGGGCGGAAGTCAGGTCTGCTACGAGGCCTTGAAAAAAGGAGAGATCGACATGTACGTCGACTATACCGGGACGCTGTACGGAAGTGTTTTGAAGCATGACGGCACTGACGACATGGAGGGCGTGTACAATACCTGTGTCAGGGAAATGAAGAAACAGAACATTACGCTGACCAGACAGTGCGGCTTCAATAACACGTATACCCTGGCAGTGAGTCAGCAGATCGCGAAAAAGTATAATCTGGAGACAATTGAGGATCTGGCGGAGAAATCGTCACAGCTGCATCTCGGCTGCTCTCTGGAATTCCAGAACCGCCATGACTGCATGGACGCGCTGAAAAAGGCTTATCCGGGTCTGAAGTTCAGGAAGATTTCGGCGATGGACGGCTCTCCGAGGTTTGTCGCGCTGGATAACAAAGAGGTCGATGTGATCGACGCCTTTGCGACGGACGGAATGCTGCTGAAATACAATCTGAAAGTCCTGAAGGATGAAGATCATGTGTTCCCGCCGTACTACGCCGTTCCGTGCTTCAGCTCCGATACGCTGAAGAAATATCCGGAACTGAGAGAGGTTGTGGATAAACTCGCGCCGAAGCTGACAGACGAGGTGATGATGAAGCTGAATTATCAGGTGGACGTCAAGGGCCGGGAGCCGAAGGATGTCGCCAGAGAATACCTGCAGCAGGAGAAACTGATTTAG
- a CDS encoding radical SAM protein: MASIAHAAEKKAFEVALNRVMKKSKNAREEGFVGVVNAMEKLLGNTWPPEAFDRLRTALGKDGKWTDFFCRLLDTRDTEFLKGIFLSFGYEGALSGYRQSQKTGEKLGVPIPWVILFDPTSACNMHCTGCWAAEYEHTLNLSYEDMDSIITQGKELGIHEYAMTGGEPLIRRDDIIRLAEKHSDCGFMIFTNGTLVDEQFCEDIRRCRNIILIMSIEGFEETTDARRGAGAFRKVTDAMDLMNRSGLVYGTSICYTKENIEAVTSDEFLDFLISKGVQFSWYFHYMPVGQDADVSLMPTPEQREYIFRRIREIRGYEGGKPIWLMDFQNDGDKVHGCIAGGRCYCHINSNGDVEPCVFIHYSDANIHSKTLLECLQQPLFRVYRREQPFSENLLRPCPMLENPDYLRKMIAETGARSTDLMSPESAEHLCGKCDAYAEAWEPVAGKLWKEEHRPASEK; this comes from the coding sequence ATGGCATCAATTGCTCATGCGGCGGAGAAAAAGGCCTTTGAGGTCGCATTAAATCGTGTAATGAAAAAATCAAAGAACGCCCGTGAAGAGGGTTTTGTCGGCGTTGTGAATGCGATGGAGAAGCTTCTCGGGAACACGTGGCCGCCGGAAGCGTTTGACCGACTCAGAACGGCGCTCGGCAAGGATGGGAAATGGACAGACTTTTTCTGCCGGCTGCTGGACACGCGCGATACGGAATTTCTGAAGGGGATTTTTCTGTCCTTCGGATACGAAGGAGCGCTGTCCGGCTATCGGCAGAGCCAGAAGACCGGAGAAAAGCTGGGCGTTCCGATTCCGTGGGTCATTCTCTTCGATCCGACCAGTGCGTGCAATATGCACTGCACCGGCTGCTGGGCGGCGGAATACGAGCATACGCTGAACCTCAGCTATGAGGATATGGACAGCATTATTACGCAGGGAAAGGAACTCGGGATTCATGAATACGCCATGACCGGTGGGGAACCGCTGATTCGGCGGGACGATATCATTCGTCTGGCAGAAAAGCATTCCGACTGCGGTTTCATGATTTTCACCAACGGAACCCTGGTTGACGAACAGTTCTGTGAGGATATCCGCAGGTGCAGGAACATCATCCTGATCATGAGCATTGAAGGCTTCGAAGAGACCACCGACGCGCGCCGCGGCGCAGGAGCCTTCCGCAAGGTCACAGACGCCATGGATCTGATGAACCGGAGCGGCCTGGTCTACGGGACCTCTATTTGTTATACAAAGGAAAATATCGAGGCTGTGACCAGCGATGAATTTCTGGATTTCCTGATCAGCAAGGGCGTCCAGTTCTCCTGGTATTTCCATTATATGCCGGTGGGGCAAGATGCTGATGTCAGTCTGATGCCGACGCCGGAGCAGAGAGAATATATCTTCCGCCGAATTCGCGAGATCAGAGGCTATGAGGGCGGTAAACCCATCTGGCTCATGGATTTTCAGAATGACGGGGACAAGGTGCACGGGTGCATCGCCGGCGGCAGATGCTACTGTCATATCAATTCCAACGGAGATGTGGAACCCTGCGTGTTTATTCATTACTCGGATGCGAATATTCACAGCAAAACGCTGCTGGAATGCCTTCAGCAGCCGTTGTTCCGGGTCTACAGGAGGGAGCAGCCCTTCAGTGAAAATCTGCTCAGACCCTGCCCGATGCTGGAAAATCCGGATTATCTGCGTAAAATGATAGCGGAAACGGGCGCCCGGAGCACGGATCTGATGAGTCCGGAGAGCGCGGAGCACCTGTGCGGAAAATGCGACGCCTATGCCGAGGCGTGGGAGCCTGTGGCCGGAAAACTCTGGAAAGAGGAGCACAGGCCTGCTTCAGAGAAGTAA
- a CDS encoding flavodoxin produces the protein MGKALIAFYSRADENYLNGRIQKLKTGNTEVAAGILQKLTGADLFRIEQKQPYPEDYNECIEQARRDQEEDARPELSEWPESISGYDVIYLGYPNYWSTMPMAVFTFLEHFDFGGKTIKPFCTHEGSGMGRSLRDIKKLCPTAEVEDGLAIRGGDAKNAEDVFREWI, from the coding sequence ATGGGAAAAGCACTGATTGCGTTTTATTCAAGAGCAGACGAAAATTATTTAAACGGAAGGATTCAGAAGCTGAAAACCGGGAACACCGAGGTGGCAGCCGGAATTCTGCAGAAGCTCACGGGAGCGGACTTGTTCAGGATTGAACAGAAGCAGCCTTACCCGGAAGATTACAACGAGTGTATTGAGCAGGCGCGGCGGGATCAGGAGGAGGACGCCCGGCCGGAGCTGTCGGAGTGGCCGGAGAGCATCAGCGGTTATGACGTGATTTATCTGGGATATCCGAATTACTGGAGCACCATGCCGATGGCAGTGTTCACCTTTCTGGAGCATTTCGATTTCGGCGGAAAGACGATAAAGCCGTTCTGCACCCATGAAGGCAGCGGAATGGGAAGAAGTCTCCGCGATATAAAGAAGCTCTGCCCGACTGCGGAAGTAGAGGACGGCCTGGCGATCCGGGGCGGCGATGCGAAGAATGCGGAAGATGTATTCCGCGAATGGATTTGA
- a CDS encoding ABC transporter ATP-binding protein (Members of the family are the ATP-binding subunit of ABC transporters for substrates such as betaine, L-proline or other amino acids, choline, carnitine, etc. The substrate specificity is best determined from the substrate-binding subunit, rather than this subunit, as it interacts with the permease subunit and not with substrate directly.), whose amino-acid sequence MIQLIEVTKAFKNNVVLDRISMDFHDGELTVLIGPSGCGKTTTLKMINRLLPASSGKIIIDGQNIESIDKVKLRRNMGYVIQQGGLFPHMTIRQNIEIIEKLEGKDEYQILKNTEKLMEMVDMDPGEFLDRYPTELSGGQQQRIGVIRALANDPEYVLLDEPFSALDPLTRSSLQDELTELHRKMGKTMIFVTHDMDEAIKIADRICIMKDGHILQYDTPEEILRRPANDFVANFVGFNRIWDSPEYIRVEDFMIREPVTCDAELTAKRCITKLTMRHVDTLLVTGAEDRLLGIINRKSLYSNRQPEKPAREIMLPVKYTAHPEDSILDVLKMIDQTDVSNVPVVDDLGRLVGLLTNSNLVSTLSRQYLEEPAEEVLKND is encoded by the coding sequence ATGATTCAACTGATTGAGGTCACAAAGGCCTTCAAAAACAACGTGGTCCTGGACAGAATTTCCATGGATTTTCACGACGGTGAGCTGACAGTGCTGATCGGACCCAGCGGCTGCGGAAAAACAACGACATTGAAAATGATCAACCGGCTGCTTCCCGCCAGCAGCGGCAAAATCATCATCGATGGTCAGAATATCGAATCCATCGACAAGGTGAAGCTGCGCCGGAACATGGGATATGTAATACAGCAGGGCGGCCTTTTTCCGCATATGACAATACGTCAGAACATTGAAATCATCGAGAAGCTGGAAGGAAAGGATGAATATCAGATCCTGAAAAACACGGAGAAGCTTATGGAGATGGTGGATATGGATCCGGGAGAGTTTCTGGACCGGTACCCCACCGAACTGTCCGGCGGACAGCAGCAGCGGATCGGTGTAATCCGCGCGCTTGCCAACGATCCGGAGTACGTGCTTCTGGACGAACCTTTTTCCGCGCTGGATCCGCTGACGAGAAGCTCTCTGCAGGATGAGCTGACGGAACTGCACCGGAAGATGGGAAAGACGATGATCTTTGTCACACACGACATGGACGAGGCGATTAAGATTGCGGACCGGATATGCATCATGAAGGACGGTCATATCCTGCAGTATGATACGCCGGAGGAAATACTGCGCCGTCCGGCGAATGACTTTGTCGCAAACTTCGTGGGCTTTAACCGGATCTGGGATTCCCCGGAATACATCAGAGTGGAGGATTTCATGATCCGCGAGCCGGTCACCTGCGACGCGGAGCTTACCGCCAAACGGTGCATCACCAAGCTGACAATGCGTCATGTGGATACTCTGCTGGTCACCGGGGCGGAAGACCGGCTGCTGGGAATCATCAACCGGAAATCCCTGTATTCCAATCGCCAGCCGGAGAAACCCGCCAGGGAGATTATGCTGCCGGTGAAATACACGGCGCATCCGGAGGACAGCATTCTGGACGTGCTGAAGATGATCGATCAGACGGATGTCAGCAACGTCCCGGTCGTGGACGATCTGGGAAGGCTTGTGGGATTGCTGACCAACAGCAATCTTGTTTCCACACTGAGCCGTCAGTATCTGGAGGAACCGGCGGAGGAGGTGCTGAAAAATGATTAA
- a CDS encoding TRAP transporter small permease subunit — MLEKKTRLYEKPMPLMKFFSIVCALVMLFNFVLITCDVFMRFVFKSPIQGATEIVTMLMAWVAYAGLAYTMSQNRHMQLGAVYDKLHGRKKHIMSFIIYAIATFMFCIFVVASWKIFWVSWEIREKAVAAVTVYVFIGKFGTFVGWTLLAIQSAFMMVYSIQGIRDPENVEPIGIVSEIPDEDELSAFEKEGEKR; from the coding sequence ATGTTGGAGAAGAAAACTCGTCTTTATGAGAAACCAATGCCGCTGATGAAATTCTTTTCAATAGTATGTGCGTTGGTGATGCTGTTTAATTTTGTACTGATCACATGTGATGTGTTCATGCGATTTGTTTTCAAGTCACCGATTCAGGGTGCCACAGAGATTGTTACAATGCTTATGGCATGGGTTGCGTATGCCGGACTGGCCTATACCATGTCGCAAAATCGACATATGCAGCTGGGAGCTGTATACGATAAACTGCATGGAAGGAAAAAGCATATTATGAGCTTTATTATCTATGCGATTGCGACGTTTATGTTTTGTATTTTTGTCGTTGCCTCCTGGAAAATTTTCTGGGTATCCTGGGAGATACGTGAAAAAGCCGTGGCAGCGGTTACGGTCTATGTGTTTATTGGAAAATTCGGGACTTTCGTCGGATGGACGCTGCTGGCTATTCAGTCTGCTTTTATGATGGTGTACTCGATTCAGGGTATCCGGGATCCGGAGAATGTCGAACCGATCGGTATAGTTTCGGAAATTCCGGATGAAGATGAACTTAGTGCATTCGAGAAAGAAGGTGAAAAACGATGA
- a CDS encoding BglG family transcription antiterminator — protein sequence MKFTALPGTFEFPEYRQLYLTVKMCSSDQPLTFIDIEEEMHISHSSLELALDKISDLYSKREPYIKIIHTRGSFAFEEDELKRRKVLNLHMLSLWNYHGIGSALYSDEIFDSETSELAINAVRAALKKYGLRMQDAGVISLILSVVIAYHRVMHGHFLPQASAVVKADIAVYRAVREILGALESHYSFLFNAEEYDALYQQIRSNLFYLDPHYRSTGTTTYDTASINAASNYLRQIREYFKLDFSTDREFYMILIQYFSDIKSGAASNTQLTPEELRREYIISVPFARLFQNIAKKYLHRFLVETEIIQLASLISGVFLRHIRDSMDKRLRTVIACHMDYPTSWLLKQKIESAFGSRLYVTDVITINEKLSYDFSNVDLLLITAMLDPVKIPDMDTLQITFRLNAQDRREISHYLSHHILYKKANQDNEAIRKLISQADWLQETQFSSTDDMLHLLACRLSGTKEEQQILFNEFTMQERYTTYSVLKGIVFVYSLIPSQETRLSVIRLDNACLWGKNKVSLIIGGCFSRNEMEFIPKMCQLFYQQMRSCTEYSETKNKAEFIRLIETYQNSDTAV from the coding sequence ATGAAATTCACTGCGCTTCCGGGTACGTTCGAATTTCCGGAATACCGTCAGTTATACCTTACTGTAAAAATGTGCTCATCCGATCAGCCCCTCACCTTTATCGATATCGAAGAAGAAATGCACATCAGCCATTCAAGCCTCGAACTCGCATTGGATAAAATCTCTGACTTATACTCCAAACGGGAGCCCTATATAAAAATCATACACACTCGAGGCTCCTTCGCTTTCGAAGAAGACGAACTCAAACGCAGAAAAGTTCTGAATCTGCATATGCTCAGTCTGTGGAATTATCACGGAATCGGAAGCGCACTCTATTCCGATGAGATCTTTGATTCAGAAACAAGCGAACTCGCCATTAACGCAGTACGCGCTGCGCTGAAAAAATACGGTTTGCGGATGCAGGACGCCGGCGTAATTTCACTGATTCTTTCTGTTGTGATTGCATACCATCGCGTAATGCACGGGCATTTTCTGCCTCAGGCCTCCGCTGTCGTTAAGGCAGATATTGCGGTATACCGTGCAGTACGTGAAATTTTGGGGGCTCTGGAAAGCCATTATTCTTTTCTGTTTAACGCAGAAGAATATGATGCACTCTATCAGCAGATCCGCAGCAATTTGTTTTATCTGGATCCCCATTACCGTTCCACCGGAACAACCACATACGACACAGCCAGTATAAATGCCGCAAGTAATTATCTGCGTCAGATTCGAGAATATTTCAAGCTTGATTTTTCTACAGACCGCGAATTTTACATGATTCTGATTCAGTATTTCTCTGACATAAAGTCAGGAGCTGCCTCTAACACACAGCTCACGCCTGAAGAATTGCGCCGGGAATACATTATTTCCGTTCCATTTGCACGGCTCTTTCAAAATATCGCAAAGAAATATCTGCATCGTTTTCTTGTTGAAACAGAAATCATTCAGCTCGCAAGTCTGATCTCCGGGGTATTCCTTCGTCACATCAGAGATTCAATGGATAAAAGATTAAGAACCGTGATAGCCTGCCATATGGATTATCCTACCTCCTGGCTTCTTAAACAAAAGATAGAATCTGCTTTCGGGTCTCGTTTATACGTTACAGATGTAATTACAATCAACGAAAAATTATCTTATGATTTCAGCAATGTCGATCTGCTGCTTATTACAGCCATGCTGGATCCGGTAAAAATTCCCGATATGGATACCCTGCAGATTACTTTCCGGCTCAACGCTCAGGACAGACGCGAAATTTCACACTATCTGAGTCATCATATATTGTACAAGAAAGCCAATCAGGACAACGAAGCAATTCGTAAATTGATTTCTCAGGCAGACTGGCTTCAGGAAACCCAGTTCAGCTCAACAGATGATATGCTTCATCTGCTGGCCTGCCGTCTTTCCGGTACAAAAGAGGAGCAGCAGATCCTTTTCAATGAATTTACGATGCAGGAACGGTATACGACATATTCCGTTCTGAAGGGAATCGTCTTTGTTTACTCACTTATTCCTTCACAAGAGACACGCCTCTCTGTCATTCGTCTGGACAACGCCTGCCTCTGGGGAAAGAATAAAGTAAGTTTGATAATAGGCGGATGTTTTTCACGGAATGAAATGGAGTTCATTCCTAAAATGTGCCAGCTTTTTTATCAGCAGATGCGAAGCTGCACGGAATATAGTGAAACAAAAAATAAAGCAGAATTTATCAGGCTTATTGAAACATACCAGAACAGCGATACAGCAGTCTGA
- a CDS encoding iron-containing alcohol dehydrogenase: protein MFGNFTYCNPTKLYFGEDSLNNLKTELQKYGNNVVLVYGGGSIRKNGIYDDVLRILTESGKNVAEISGVMPNPTLSKLRAGIEIAREHQADLLLAVGGGSVCDYSKAVSVSVNCEEDPWEKYFVRFEEPECRLVPVGCVLTMVGTGSEMNAGSVITNEETKQKIGHVFASENVMPRFTVLNPRYTMTLPEYQMVAGIYDIFNHICEQYFSGEDDNTSDYISEGLMRSVIHSSRAAVKDPQNYEARSNLMWTATWALNTLIAKGKTTDWMVHMLGQAAGGYTGATHGMTLAAVSLPYYRYIMPYGLAKFARFAENVWDIAPAGKTQEQIAAEGLAAMEDWMKEIGVVMKLSELGVSEDMLEELADRTIPLKGGYKELSRDEIIRVFRESL from the coding sequence ATGTTTGGCAATTTCACATACTGCAATCCGACGAAACTCTATTTCGGAGAGGATTCACTGAACAATCTGAAAACTGAACTGCAGAAGTATGGAAACAACGTGGTTCTTGTGTACGGCGGAGGATCGATCAGGAAGAACGGGATTTATGACGACGTGCTCCGCATTCTGACAGAGAGCGGAAAAAATGTCGCAGAGATCAGCGGCGTCATGCCGAATCCCACGCTGTCCAAATTGCGCGCGGGGATTGAAATCGCGCGGGAGCATCAGGCCGATCTTCTGCTCGCTGTCGGCGGCGGGTCCGTCTGCGATTACTCCAAGGCGGTTTCCGTTTCAGTGAACTGTGAGGAGGATCCGTGGGAAAAGTATTTTGTACGCTTTGAGGAGCCTGAATGCCGTCTCGTCCCGGTAGGGTGCGTACTGACCATGGTCGGGACCGGATCTGAAATGAACGCCGGCTCCGTGATTACAAACGAGGAGACAAAACAGAAAATCGGGCATGTTTTCGCGAGCGAGAATGTGATGCCGAGGTTCACTGTGCTGAATCCGAGATATACGATGACGTTGCCTGAGTATCAGATGGTCGCAGGGATTTATGATATCTTCAATCACATCTGTGAACAGTACTTTTCCGGAGAGGATGACAATACCAGCGACTATATCAGCGAAGGTCTGATGCGCTCTGTGATTCATTCGAGCCGCGCTGCGGTGAAGGATCCGCAGAATTATGAAGCCAGAAGTAATCTCATGTGGACCGCGACATGGGCGCTGAACACACTGATTGCAAAAGGGAAAACGACGGACTGGATGGTGCATATGCTGGGTCAGGCGGCAGGCGGCTACACCGGAGCGACTCACGGGATGACTCTGGCGGCGGTTTCTCTTCCGTATTACCGGTATATCATGCCTTATGGATTGGCTAAATTCGCGAGATTCGCGGAGAACGTCTGGGATATCGCGCCGGCAGGGAAGACGCAGGAACAAATTGCTGCGGAGGGCCTTGCGGCGATGGAAGACTGGATGAAGGAAATCGGCGTCGTGATGAAGCTTTCTGAGCTTGGCGTCAGTGAGGATATGCTGGAGGAACTGGCGGATCGGACGATTCCGCTGAAGGGCGGCTACAAAGAACTCAGCCGTGATGAAATTATCCGCGTTTTCAGGGAAAGTCTGTAG